From Carya illinoinensis cultivar Pawnee chromosome 5, C.illinoinensisPawnee_v1, whole genome shotgun sequence, one genomic window encodes:
- the LOC122309589 gene encoding endo-1,4-beta-xylanase 5-like isoform X2, whose translation MDSFPKSLFSHEHHFTKQGFEADALTYDYTASVECLENPHKPQYGGGIIINPELSHGLRGWSTFENAKIEHRVLSGGNKFIVAHSRKQPNDSISQKVYLQKDKLYTFSAWIQVSDGNAPVAAVFKTTSGQKHAGAVTAKSKCWSMLKGGLNVNVSGLAELYFESKNTSVEIWADSISLQPFTQDQWSSHQDQSIEKTRKTNVRIQAVDEQGSPISNASISILQKKLSFPFGSAINKNILTNTAYQNWFTSRFTVTTFENEMKWYTNEPVPGQENYKDADALLQFAKQHSIAVRGHTVLWEDPNYIQGWVASLSPRDLAIAVDKRINSIMSKYKGQLIAWDVVNENLHSSFFESKLGQSASASFYNRAQRIDAATTLFLNEYNTIEDNRDGLSKPDNYLRKLREIRGFPGNNNLTLGIGLQGHFSNPPNLPYIRASIDILASASLPIWITELDVANNFGEQAQAEYLEQILRELHAHPKGMS comes from the exons ATGGACTCCTTCCCCAAGTCTCTCTTCTCCCATGAACATCATTTTACAAAACAAG gatTTGAAGCTGATGCTTTAACATACGATTACACAGCGAGTGTTGAG TGTTTGGAGAATCCCCACAAACCTCAGTATGGTGGAGGAATTATCATAAACCCTGAGTTGAGTCACGGGTTGAGAGGATGGTCTACATTTGAGAACGCAAAAATAGAACATAGAGTACTCTCAGGAGGTAACAAATTCATAGTGGCTCACAGCAGAAAACAGCCAAATGATAGCATCTCTCAGAAGGTTTATTTGCAGAAGGACAAGCTCTACACATTCTCTG CTTGGATACAAGTGAGTGATGGGAATGCGCCAGTGGCAGCTGTTTTTAAAACGACTTCTGGGCAGAAACATGCCGGTGCCGTCACTGCTAAGTCAAAATGCTGGTCCATGCTTAAGGGTGGCCTCAATGTAAACGTATCAGGCCTAGCTGAGCTTTATTTTGAG AGTAAGAACACGTCGGTTGAGATATGGGCAGATAGCATCTCATTACAACCCTTCACCCAAGACCAGTGGAGTTCCCATCAAGATCAAAGCATCGAGAAG ACGCGTAAGACAAATGTGAGAATCCAGGCTGTGGATGAGCAAGGCAGTCCCATATCCAACGCGTCAATCTCAATCCTACAGAAGAAACTAAGTTTCCCATTTGGCTCTGCAATAAATAAGAACATTCTCACGAACACTGCCTACCAAAACTGGTTCACCTCAAGGTTCACGgtcacaacttttgagaatgaaATGAAGTGGTACACCAATGAACCAGTCCCTGGCCAGGAGAACTACAAGGACGCCGATGCCTTGCTTCAGTTTGCCAAACAACACAGTATTGCTGTGCGTGGCCACACAGTCTTGTGGGAAGATCCCAACTACATACAAGGTTGGGTTGCTTCACTGTCGCCAAGAGATCTTGCCATAGCCGTTGACAAGAGAATTAATTCCATCATGTCAAAGTACAAAGGACAGCTTATTGCATGGGATGTTGTTAATGAAAATTTGCACAGCTCGTTCTTCGAAAGTAAGCTTGGGCAAAGTGCGTCGGCAAGCTTTTACAACCGTGCTCAGAGGATCGATGCAGCAACCACCTTGTTTCTCAATGAGTATAATACCATAGAAGACAATCGCGATGGCTTATCGAAGCCAGATAACTACCTTCGGAAGCTGAGAGAGATTCGAGGTTTTCCCGGAAACAACAATTTGACACTGGGGATCGGGCTCCAGGGTCATTTCAGCAATCCTCCAAACCTTCCTTACATTAGAGCTTCCATTGATATTCTTGCTTCCGCCTCGCTGCCCATTTGGATTACAGAACTGGATGTTGCAAACAACTTTGGTGAACAG GCACAGGCAGAGTACTTGGAGCAAATTCTAAGGGAGTTACACGCCCACCCGAAG GGAATGTCGTAG
- the LOC122309751 gene encoding adenylyl-sulfate kinase 3-like isoform X1 translates to MTAVGGKPPPWLVWSTRFESSSSPKLGFVFSRLPNGGSAITLKSRGSLRIKALDGSRRVAVNGKAEDLNDKSTNRHASNSGKIPSQLSTVGNSRNIKWHDCSVRKVDRQNLLNQKGCVIWITGLSGSGKSTVACALSQSLYQRGKLSYILDGDNMRHGLNRDLTFKAEDRAENIRRIGEVAKLFADSGVICIACLISPYRRDRDMCRALLPDGDFIEVFMDVPLHVCEARDPKGLYKLARAGKIKGFTGIDDPYEPPLNCEIVLQHKRGYGACPSEMAEVVVSYLEGKGYLQA, encoded by the exons ATGACTGCTGTTGGAGGGAAACCACCGCCATGGCTTGTATGGTCGACACGGTTCGAATCCTCGTCGTCGCCGAAGCTAGGATTCGTATTCTCTAGACTACCCAACGGCGGTTCCGCCATTACTTTGAAATCGAGGGGCTCTTTGCGAATCAAGGCGCTGGATGGGTCGAGGAGGGTAGCTGTGAACGGAAAGGCGGAAGATCTGAACGACAAATCGACGAATAGGCACGCTTCTAATTCTG GGAAAATCCCCAGCCAGTTATCCACTGTTGGTAATTCGAGAAACATTAAATGGCATGATTGTTCAGTTAGAAAAGTTGACAGGCAGAACTTACTCAACCAGAAAGGATGCGTTATATGGATCACAGGTCTCAGTGGTTCAG GAAAGAGCACTGTAGCATGTGCTTTGAGTCAGAGTTTGTATCAAAGGGGTAAGCTGTCTTATATTCTTGATGGGGACAATATGAGGCACGGCCTGAATCGTGACCTAACTTTTAAAGCAGAAGACCGTGCAGAGAACATCAGGAGGATTG GAGAGGTAGCAAAGCTGTTTGCAGATTCTGGAGTTATATGCATTGCTTGTTTGATTTCTCCCTACAGAAGAGATCGAGATATGTGCCGCGCTCTATTACCAGATGGTGATTTTATTGAG gttTTCATGGATGTGCCTCTCCATGTTTGTGAAGCAAGAGACCCAAAGGGCCTATATAAGCTCGCACGTGCAGGAAAGATCAAAG GTTTTACTGGGATTGATGATCCATATGAACCACCATTAAATTGCGAG ATTGTATTACAGCACAAAAGAGGATATGGTGCTTGCCCAAGTGAAATGGCTGAAGTAGTGGTTTCTTACCTTGAAGGGAAGGGGTACCTACAGGCATAA
- the LOC122309751 gene encoding adenylyl-sulfate kinase 3-like isoform X2: MTAVGGKPPPWLVWSTRFESSSSPKLGFVFSRLPNGGSAITLKSRGSLRIKALDGSRRVAVNGKAEDLNDKSTNRHASNSGKIPSQLSTVGNSRNIKWHDCSVRKVDRQNLLNQKGCVIWITGKSTVACALSQSLYQRGKLSYILDGDNMRHGLNRDLTFKAEDRAENIRRIGEVAKLFADSGVICIACLISPYRRDRDMCRALLPDGDFIEVFMDVPLHVCEARDPKGLYKLARAGKIKGFTGIDDPYEPPLNCEIVLQHKRGYGACPSEMAEVVVSYLEGKGYLQA; encoded by the exons ATGACTGCTGTTGGAGGGAAACCACCGCCATGGCTTGTATGGTCGACACGGTTCGAATCCTCGTCGTCGCCGAAGCTAGGATTCGTATTCTCTAGACTACCCAACGGCGGTTCCGCCATTACTTTGAAATCGAGGGGCTCTTTGCGAATCAAGGCGCTGGATGGGTCGAGGAGGGTAGCTGTGAACGGAAAGGCGGAAGATCTGAACGACAAATCGACGAATAGGCACGCTTCTAATTCTG GGAAAATCCCCAGCCAGTTATCCACTGTTGGTAATTCGAGAAACATTAAATGGCATGATTGTTCAGTTAGAAAAGTTGACAGGCAGAACTTACTCAACCAGAAAGGATGCGTTATATGGATCACAG GAAAGAGCACTGTAGCATGTGCTTTGAGTCAGAGTTTGTATCAAAGGGGTAAGCTGTCTTATATTCTTGATGGGGACAATATGAGGCACGGCCTGAATCGTGACCTAACTTTTAAAGCAGAAGACCGTGCAGAGAACATCAGGAGGATTG GAGAGGTAGCAAAGCTGTTTGCAGATTCTGGAGTTATATGCATTGCTTGTTTGATTTCTCCCTACAGAAGAGATCGAGATATGTGCCGCGCTCTATTACCAGATGGTGATTTTATTGAG gttTTCATGGATGTGCCTCTCCATGTTTGTGAAGCAAGAGACCCAAAGGGCCTATATAAGCTCGCACGTGCAGGAAAGATCAAAG GTTTTACTGGGATTGATGATCCATATGAACCACCATTAAATTGCGAG ATTGTATTACAGCACAAAAGAGGATATGGTGCTTGCCCAAGTGAAATGGCTGAAGTAGTGGTTTCTTACCTTGAAGGGAAGGGGTACCTACAGGCATAA
- the LOC122309589 gene encoding endo-1,4-beta-xylanase 5-like isoform X1, producing MDSFPKSLFSHEHHFTKQGFEADALTYDYTASVECLENPHKPQYGGGIIINPELSHGLRGWSTFENAKIEHRVLSGGNKFIVAHSRKQPNDSISQKVYLQKDKLYTFSAWIQVSDGNAPVAAVFKTTSGQKHAGAVTAKSKCWSMLKGGLNVNVSGLAELYFESKNTSVEIWADSISLQPFTQDQWSSHQDQSIEKTRKTNVRIQAVDEQGSPISNASISILQKKLSFPFGSAINKNILTNTAYQNWFTSRFTVTTFENEMKWYTNEPVPGQENYKDADALLQFAKQHSIAVRGHTVLWEDPNYIQGWVASLSPRDLAIAVDKRINSIMSKYKGQLIAWDVVNENLHSSFFESKLGQSASASFYNRAQRIDAATTLFLNEYNTIEDNRDGLSKPDNYLRKLREIRGFPGNNNLTLGIGLQGHFSNPPNLPYIRASIDILASASLPIWITELDVANNFGEQAQAEYLEQILRELHAHPKVSGIVLWSALAPGGCYRMCLTDDNFNNLATGNVVDKLRQEWGSNSSEGTTDTNGFFEASLFHGDYKVKISHPTMTSPFLAQSFKVVSTDHRSEQTTLLLKV from the exons ATGGACTCCTTCCCCAAGTCTCTCTTCTCCCATGAACATCATTTTACAAAACAAG gatTTGAAGCTGATGCTTTAACATACGATTACACAGCGAGTGTTGAG TGTTTGGAGAATCCCCACAAACCTCAGTATGGTGGAGGAATTATCATAAACCCTGAGTTGAGTCACGGGTTGAGAGGATGGTCTACATTTGAGAACGCAAAAATAGAACATAGAGTACTCTCAGGAGGTAACAAATTCATAGTGGCTCACAGCAGAAAACAGCCAAATGATAGCATCTCTCAGAAGGTTTATTTGCAGAAGGACAAGCTCTACACATTCTCTG CTTGGATACAAGTGAGTGATGGGAATGCGCCAGTGGCAGCTGTTTTTAAAACGACTTCTGGGCAGAAACATGCCGGTGCCGTCACTGCTAAGTCAAAATGCTGGTCCATGCTTAAGGGTGGCCTCAATGTAAACGTATCAGGCCTAGCTGAGCTTTATTTTGAG AGTAAGAACACGTCGGTTGAGATATGGGCAGATAGCATCTCATTACAACCCTTCACCCAAGACCAGTGGAGTTCCCATCAAGATCAAAGCATCGAGAAG ACGCGTAAGACAAATGTGAGAATCCAGGCTGTGGATGAGCAAGGCAGTCCCATATCCAACGCGTCAATCTCAATCCTACAGAAGAAACTAAGTTTCCCATTTGGCTCTGCAATAAATAAGAACATTCTCACGAACACTGCCTACCAAAACTGGTTCACCTCAAGGTTCACGgtcacaacttttgagaatgaaATGAAGTGGTACACCAATGAACCAGTCCCTGGCCAGGAGAACTACAAGGACGCCGATGCCTTGCTTCAGTTTGCCAAACAACACAGTATTGCTGTGCGTGGCCACACAGTCTTGTGGGAAGATCCCAACTACATACAAGGTTGGGTTGCTTCACTGTCGCCAAGAGATCTTGCCATAGCCGTTGACAAGAGAATTAATTCCATCATGTCAAAGTACAAAGGACAGCTTATTGCATGGGATGTTGTTAATGAAAATTTGCACAGCTCGTTCTTCGAAAGTAAGCTTGGGCAAAGTGCGTCGGCAAGCTTTTACAACCGTGCTCAGAGGATCGATGCAGCAACCACCTTGTTTCTCAATGAGTATAATACCATAGAAGACAATCGCGATGGCTTATCGAAGCCAGATAACTACCTTCGGAAGCTGAGAGAGATTCGAGGTTTTCCCGGAAACAACAATTTGACACTGGGGATCGGGCTCCAGGGTCATTTCAGCAATCCTCCAAACCTTCCTTACATTAGAGCTTCCATTGATATTCTTGCTTCCGCCTCGCTGCCCATTTGGATTACAGAACTGGATGTTGCAAACAACTTTGGTGAACAG GCACAGGCAGAGTACTTGGAGCAAATTCTAAGGGAGTTACACGCCCACCCGAAGGTCAGTGGAATCGTATTGTGGTCGGCATTGGCGCCAGGAGGTTGTTATCGAATGTGCTTGACAGATGACAATTTCAATAACTTGGCCACAGGGAATGTCGTAGACAAGCTGAGGCAGGAATGGGGTTCTAATTCATCAGAAGGCACAACTGATACTAATGGATTCTTTGAGGCCTCTTTATTTCATGGAGATTACAAGGTGAAAATCAGTCACCCCACCATGACAAGTCCCTTCTTGGCTCAAAGCTTCAAGGTTGTATCAACAGATCATAGATCCGAGCAAACAACTTTGCTCCTCAAAGTTTAA
- the LOC122309751 gene encoding adenylyl-sulfate kinase 3-like isoform X3: protein MTAVGGKPPPWLVWSTRFESSSSPKLGFVFSRLPNGGSAITLKSRGSLRIKALDGSRRVAVNGKAEDLNDKSTNRHASNSGKSTVACALSQSLYQRGKLSYILDGDNMRHGLNRDLTFKAEDRAENIRRIGEVAKLFADSGVICIACLISPYRRDRDMCRALLPDGDFIEVFMDVPLHVCEARDPKGLYKLARAGKIKGFTGIDDPYEPPLNCEIVLQHKRGYGACPSEMAEVVVSYLEGKGYLQA, encoded by the exons ATGACTGCTGTTGGAGGGAAACCACCGCCATGGCTTGTATGGTCGACACGGTTCGAATCCTCGTCGTCGCCGAAGCTAGGATTCGTATTCTCTAGACTACCCAACGGCGGTTCCGCCATTACTTTGAAATCGAGGGGCTCTTTGCGAATCAAGGCGCTGGATGGGTCGAGGAGGGTAGCTGTGAACGGAAAGGCGGAAGATCTGAACGACAAATCGACGAATAGGCACGCTTCTAATTCTG GAAAGAGCACTGTAGCATGTGCTTTGAGTCAGAGTTTGTATCAAAGGGGTAAGCTGTCTTATATTCTTGATGGGGACAATATGAGGCACGGCCTGAATCGTGACCTAACTTTTAAAGCAGAAGACCGTGCAGAGAACATCAGGAGGATTG GAGAGGTAGCAAAGCTGTTTGCAGATTCTGGAGTTATATGCATTGCTTGTTTGATTTCTCCCTACAGAAGAGATCGAGATATGTGCCGCGCTCTATTACCAGATGGTGATTTTATTGAG gttTTCATGGATGTGCCTCTCCATGTTTGTGAAGCAAGAGACCCAAAGGGCCTATATAAGCTCGCACGTGCAGGAAAGATCAAAG GTTTTACTGGGATTGATGATCCATATGAACCACCATTAAATTGCGAG ATTGTATTACAGCACAAAAGAGGATATGGTGCTTGCCCAAGTGAAATGGCTGAAGTAGTGGTTTCTTACCTTGAAGGGAAGGGGTACCTACAGGCATAA